The following nucleotide sequence is from Hirundo rustica isolate bHirRus1 chromosome 7, bHirRus1.pri.v3, whole genome shotgun sequence.
GTACTGGGTACTGGTAGTCCTTTACAGACTTAAATCGAAAATATTGAGCTGAACGGGTTATGTAAAAGCAGTCCTGAAAGGGTTATGTAAAAGCAATCCTGTTCAGCTTCATGCTTGGTGTTTACTGTTGGTGTTGATGTCACCTGTTTTTTCCATCCCCAAGAGGAAGAACCAGTAAAGAGTCCGATGGCTGTGGAAGTGAaacctgctgctcttcctgggaAGCAAGTGGGGAAAGAGCACAGGCCTCTTCAGCCCTGGGACCAGGCAAAGGGCCTCTGTGAGGGTCAGTTGGATTCTGGTTCAGTGTGTCATGAAGACAAAGTGCCAAGTGTGGCATCCAGCAGGGACAGTGGGACCTTTGTGGCGGGAGCACTCCTGAAAGACACACCCCCTTCCTTGGCTGAGGAAGGTGTGTCCTCCTTAGGTTTGCATGTGTTTGCTGCCagcaagtccttctccagctttctcCAGTGCTTTCCAAGgctgcttcattttctgttttgcccATTTATTTAGTATGACTGCTCTTGTTATTATGCTTGAAGAGTGTGTAGTGGATAATATGATTGCGTAGGTGCTGTATGACAACATGGTTTCCCACTGCTGTGGCTGATTCCTGAGTTTTTTACTTTGCCATGATAAAATATGCTTTGCAGCTAAGCTTATTCCTCTGTGTAAGCCTTTTCTCCCCATCTCAGATGTGTTTGCCAGTCACATTGCTaatctatgtattttttttgcttttcgGTGCAGAGGTTCATCTGCATTCCTTTCGAACAGCAGATATACTGCCTTTGACTATGACATAAAGATGCTTAAACTgtagaaatgttttcatttacagtgtgcaggtttttggtttggttggtttggtttttttgtgtgtgcttcaGTGCATTCTGGTTTAGCTTCCTTAAAGCTATTGCTTCTTATATCATACCCTTGTCATCCATGGCAATCCACCCCTCCTCTCCTCAGTCATTGCCAGAACTCTTATTTTTTGAGTGTTACCGTATTACAAATGTTTAACCCTGCTGGAGTGCCCTCCTTAGGCAAAATCTCCATCACTTCCACTGGGACCTTTGCCTTCAAAGTGAAGGTTAGGACTGGGTGCACTGGGTGAAGTTTAGATTTAGCCtctgaacaaaatatttactgcaGTCATCTTTCAGTGCATAAGAACTAGGcttcagtaattttcttttaatggtaTTTCCCTTCAGCCAGAGGAACAAGGTGCAAGGACATCTTGTGTGGCGTAGTGATGTACCCACTCCCTACCTGGCTAAGGGGTGCTGCATTTAGGAGGCTTGTGTTCTGAATGGCCCAGCTGAAGAACACTGAATTCCTCTGGCAGCCAGAGTATGCTTTGATGCCATTGGTATTGTTCGCTTGCACTACAGTAAGAGACACAGCAGGGTACATGGATATAAAGCAATATCTAGctgtttaatttctgtgaaacaAGGGTGACATCAGCCCAATGGCCATGCTTTGTACTTCGTGGGGATTGCAAGTCAGTCaccaaatataaaaatacaaaggagCAAAATTACTGTAGGTGTAGATTTCTAGTTTGGTTACCTGTAGATTTTAGAATGGCAGTTGCTTTTTTGACTCTGTGTTAgcatatgcaaatatttaaagaatGAGCAATACTTCTATACTAATTGTTCTATAACCAGTCAGATTTATCAGAGCAAAAAGATGGCTCTGTGGACTTCACATATGAGCAAATTTGGAGCTGACCCAATGCTAGTTGTAACAAGCTTTAGAAAAACCTCAGAAACTCTTTTTTAGAGATTAGTGCAGAAAGATATGCCACATTCTGCAGTCTTTCTCTTCATATTTTCCATTATGGGAAGATTTCAATGAGATAGGAATCATTATCTTCCACAGGACATTAAAGAAAGATCAAGCTATTGATTAACAGAATGGATATGAAAACAAACTAAACTAGGTATTACTCTCTCAAAATGAAGTGGCAGAGTATAAGGGTAGCCTTTTTAGTTTCAAATTAACTTAATTAGGGCCTGATCTAGAGTCATGGAAACATGGCAAGTATTCTTTGACTTTCAGCTACAGCTGTAGGTGACTGGCCATTTTGAAGACCAGACCTATTAATAGGTCTGTTGTTGATTTCCACGTGCTGGTTTGGTGACAGCAGTGGCATTTTGGTCATTTGACAAAGAGCGAGTGTTGTAAGTTGgtacagttaaaaaaaccagCCTCTTCTGAAACTTGCAAAACCCTTTGCAGGCATTATCCCTAGTTTAGGCTGCatgtagaagaaaaatgtataaaaatacacagaaatataTAACTGTGTATGTTTTAAATATCAACAACACACAAAGGTACTATTGATTCCTTTAAAGTTGGAGACTTCACTAACACAAAACTAACGTAAGCTACAGAGTCCAGCAAAGCTTCTAATGAAGTgaggtttttgtggttttactGTTGTATACAAATCATAAAGATTAATTTACATTAAATCATCTCATTTCAGTGCTCACATTTATATCTGTACAACTCACATTTCCTTATAAAACCTTATATATTGAAAAGAGACTAGTATTTAACACTTTAAAGCAGATTTCTAGGTGGATGCCTTGCTGCATGTTCacatctttttccctttccattccATCATTCATACCAAAATGTTGTAAGCTACATGATTGCTTGCCTGTAactgctttaaataattttgctataaaacccaaacaaactaCTTCAGATTTACTTGCAGCCACGAAGATGAAATTCCGTGTCCAGGAGGGCACATGCCCTTTTGCAGCAGAACCATTAGACACAAAGCAACGTGAATCTGGGAAAGACAGTAAGACTGTTGAGCAACCTAAATATGATGCCTTAGTTCCACAGTCAGCAAAAACAGAGGCTGCAGATAAAAAGGATTCAGagggcaaagaaaaagaaaaaatgctttcagcTCCATCAGAATGGATCTTGCAAACTGATTCACAGAAGAAAGGGGAAGCCAGTTTTGCAGAACCTGCTGCTCCTCAAGAACAAGAGCACTTGTCATCTCAACTGCCTGAAGAGAGCAGGGTGGAAGAAAGGACTGCAGGTGTGCCCTCATCAACCGACCAAGTTATGGCTAGCAAATCTCAAGACAAGCTCAAAGACACCCAAGGTGGTGCCATCAGCCATGGTGAGAGTTCTCCATTGCTACTAGAACCTAAGGCAGAAGCAGCCAAAAGTGAACTTCCTTCAGGCccatctcctgctctcccccagGAGCTTTCACTCAAAACCAGTTTCAAAACACATCAGGAACCTGCTGACAAACTGTTTGCCAAAGATCTCAGTAAAGATGAACAGATCCACCGAGACAGGACATTTTCTCTACCAGATGTCTCAGCCCTAACTGTAGATGGATTGAAAACTCCAAgcacccccaaaatccctccatggggagaggaaaaggacatGACTAAGGATGAGAGCGATGAGGAAGAAAGGTATGACTTCTATGACAAAGGGGAGGCTCAAATATTAGATGACAGTAAAATTACCACAAAACCAGAAGTTAAGACACTTTCCCTGGACAAAACAGACTTTCATAAGGATGGTGAAGCTAAAAAGTTACCTGATACtctcaaagcagaaaaagaaacagacccAAGTGGGctcgcagcagcagcagcagatgtgaaAAGGGAGGCACAGCAAAGCACACAGGTACCCCCAGCTAAGTTAAGCCATGAACTGACCCCTGAGAAAACAACAGAGCACCTTGATACCGCTCAGTTAGCCAGAGCAACAGAGAAAGCCCCCGAGGCACCAAGTGTAACCGCTGAGAAGACCCCTATTCTTGAAGCTTCTCCAAAGAAAGATGTTAAAAAAGATACTGAAGAGGCTAAGACAAGTGTTTCAGCTCCTCATCAAACGAAAGAAGAGGAGGACCAGTCAGGAATGTCGAAGTATTTTGAAACTTCTGCTCTGAAAGAGGAAGCCTTCAAAGCAGATGGTCTGAAACAAAGCAGTGATTACTATGAGCTAAGTGACACTAAAGAGAGTAAATATGAGCCTTATCAGAGAGGTCGTCTAATACCTgaagatgaagaggaggaggaagaggaagaattaCAGACAGAATTGAATCAGCAGCAGAATGTGCATACTCGTGAAATGGGGTACAGTACTCTGGCTCAGAGCTATACACCAGACACATCTGAAGAACCCAGTTCTCCAACAGAGAGAATGTTCACTATTGACCCCAAAGTCTATGGGGATAAGAGAGAACTTCatagtaaaaataaagatgacCTAACTCTGAGCAGGAGCTTGGGACTTGGGGGGAGATCTGCAATTGAACAGAGAAGTATGTCTATTAACTTGCCCATGTCCTGTCTGGACTCAATAGCCCTAGGATTTAGTTTTGGTCGTGCACATGATCTTTCTCCCCTCGCTTCAGATATTCTAACTAACACCAGTGGAAGTATGGATGAAGGCGATGACTACTTGCCAGCAACCACACCAGCCCTGGAGAAGGCCCCCTGCTTCCCCATTGAAAGTAGAGAGGAAGATGAGcaaatagaagaagaaaaagtaacGGTAGAAGAAAAAGTCCAGCCTGAGACCTTGGCTGAACCATCTTTCCAGGCCAAAGATTACTACAAAAATGGGGCTGTCCTGGCACCTGACCTGCCTGAAATGTTAGATTTGGCAGGGACGAGATCTAGATTAGCCTCTGTGAGTGCAGATGCTGAGGTAGCACAGAAGAAGGCAGTTCCTTCTGACACTGTTGTGGaagacagcagcacagccctgccacctGTGACAAATGAAAACCATGTCATTCTAAAAGCTGAAAGTCAGCTGGAAGACTTGGGCTACTGTGTTTTCAATAAGTACACAGTACCACTCCCTTCTCCAGTTCAGGACAGTGAGAATTTAACAAGTGAAACCTGTCCCTTCTACGAAGGCACAGATGAAAAACTGAGACGTGGCCTCGCTCCTGACTTGTCTTTAATAGAAGTGaagctggcagctgctgaaaaatcaaaagaaaacttcCTCGGTGAGAAAGACTTAAGTCAGCATGGTGAGTCCATTCTGGGGAGGGACTTTGAGGAGGCgaaaaaagagaaactggaTACTGTGCTAGAAAAAAGTGAAGATCAAGTTGACTCTAAAGAGGCCTGTCCCATTAAAGGATCAGAACCAGAGAAGACAAGAGCTGAGGCAATGttagaaaggaaagaagaaagtgtCGCTAGTAAAGTTCATTTACCTGCTGATACAATGTATGACAGAATTTCTGCTTCAGAGATATCAATAGAAAAGgattctgtttgtttgttgatGGAGAAGGAGAAGACTCTTAGTGTTGTTCCTGAAATAGCTGAGGTGGAAGCTCCAGTTAAACCAGATTACAATGCTATTAAGCACGATATGGAGGTAGCTGCAAGGAGAGCTGACCAAGAATATCAGAGTAAGTTAGACGCTAAGATTAGTGAGGTTGTTTCTCTTAAAAGAGCAGAGCCTGAATCCAAAGACACTCAGCAGAAAGAGGAGACCATCTTCTCCAGAGAAGCAAAGGATGCCGATGTACTTTCCAAGACTGAGCCTGGTTATGTGAAGGACAGCACCAAACTGTCGGAAacagaaattaaggaaaaagtAACTAAGCCAGATCTGGTACATCAAGAGGCAGTTGATAAGGAGGAATCTTATGAATCGAGTGGAGAGCATGATCAAGCCCAAGAAAGTTTGAATGGAGAGTCTGTGAAACCAGAGGATATCAAAGCAGAGCATCCCAAACCTCCTGTGTCTGGGGAAGAGCTGCCTCCACAGTTACCAGCAAAGGAGACTTCTGTGGAGCTTCTCTTGCCAAAAGCTGAGCCTCTCCAGGAGGAGCCTGCTGAGATTCAGATGGAGAGCATACCACAATTTGTAGAAGGAGCTGAAGAGATTGTTGATAGAGCTGTGAAACCCATGGAAACCCaaaagctgctgccatgtgAACTGGCAGCTGGGGCCCCAAAAGGGGAAGAATatgaggaagaagaggtggaagCAGGGCAAGAAGCAAAAGAAGAGGATAAACAGCATCTTGTATCAGAAATGCACCCAGAGTTTGGCAAGCCTGCTGCAGAAGAAATGGGAGCCAAGGGTAGCCCAGAAGCAATGCCTGAACTGAAAGGCATTATTGAATCAGTGGTGACAGTGGAGGACGACTTTATCACAGTGGTGCAGACAACAGTTGATGAGGGCGAATCTGCTTCTCACAGTGTGCGCTTTGCTGCTACTCAGCAGGAAGACATTGAAACAGGAGACTCCCAGGCTGAAGAGGAGCTAGATGTTGAAGAAGTGGAAGTTGAGCCCAAGGAAGGCTCCCGAGATGCTCCTGCTTCACCCCAGAGAGAAGAAATCCTGCTCACTAACTACAAAACAGAGACATGTGATGATTACAGAGATGAAACAACAATTGATGACTCCATCATGGACACAGACAGTCTCTGGGCAGACACTCAAGGTGTGCATTAtcctttctgttttgtctgttGAATATTTTTGCTTCCAAATCTTAATgattgaaaagcaaaattattacAGTTATAATATTAATCTCAGCATGTTTcagaaaaatggtaaaaatagtttgctttttaaaattaattgtctGCTTTGTCTTCAACgattttttccctgctcctctgaaGTGTTGTTAACATTTGTTACTAatcttttgtttgttgttgtaaTTTGCTCTGATCCTACAGATGATGATAGGAGCATCATGACTGAACAGTTAGAGACTGTTCCTaaagaggagaaagcagagagagaatTGCGAAGATCATCTCTTGATAAGCATAAAAAAGAGAAACCTTTTAAAACTGGGAGAGGCAGGATTTCTActcctgaaaggaaaatagCTAAAAAGGAACCTAGCACACTCTCCAGAGATgaagtgagaaggaaaaaaggttcATTTCACACTcctattacaatttttttattattatttcattttcttactaTTTTACAGTACAATCTGGTTACTCTGTTGTAGATTATGTGCACCATGACGTTATTAACAGTGGTGTTTTTAAATGAGGTATTGTACAACTATGCGAGAAGCCATGTCCAAGGCTCACTGCTCCACTGGTCCTATTTCATTGTAGACATCCCCATTGAGCCCTGGGTAATGCATCTGAGCCAATGCACCAGCGCTCCCTCTGTTCCAGCATAGGATTTGTTCCCCTCAGAAGAAGCAATGCATTGCGTTGGAATTGTGGAGCAGTGGGTCTGACACTTGATGTATTGATCATATGAAAtggtttgctgggtttttttctgatcctatgtttttgtgttctttttgtCCATAGCAGTGTATAAGAAAGCTGAACTTGCTAAAAAAACTGAAGTTCAGGCCCACTCTCCctccaggaaaataattttaaaacctgCTATCAAATATACTAGACCAACTCATCTCTCCTGTGTTAAACGGAAGCAGACAGGTGACTGCATTCTGTTCAGTTATGCAATGTGGCTGGCAAACATagacattttcttttgtaaatctCATAGCTCTATCagcttctctatttttttttttttttctccaacagTATCAGTCTTCACAAATAGTATTGCTTTTTTAGTGTTTCgtaccatttttttttaaattctttctttcctggtatttgttttgtttgtttcatggAGGCCATGACCATGTATGCTTGTCATTGCTTGGGCCTCCAAGTGCTGTGGTTGTAACTTGGCATCGTGCTTAGAGTGTGGTGTTCTAGGAATCTCTGCTCAtctttttttgtggtggtggtttttctttttttttttttttttaattatgctttatttttttttttctggtgggaAAATGTTGGCAACTTAAACCATTATATGCATTTCcattattctgcttttttactCTCATGCATAATAAGAAGTGTTTCAGACTTATATTTTGTTTACTGATGTTATCTGCATTGACAATTCCCAGTCTGTCACTGATGTTTATGCTGTACAGTCAAAATCCACAGGGAGAATCCAGCCACATGCAGCATGGAGCTGAGAGAGAAGAAATCTGGGCTCACACTGCGAAATGCATTCCAAGCAAAAATCTTAATATTTGGTAGAGGaagatgaaaggaagaaagaaatggtTCCTGTTACGACTTCATAGGTGTATCATTATTTAGAGGACCAAAATAACTCTTCCAGCATTTTCACATATTAATCATAGTTCCTGTGAGTTCAAAGTGGAAGGATGAACATCTCGACCTTCACTGTGATCTTAACCTGGCCTCttttagaaaatttttttttcgGTCATGTAATGTAACCACATGCTGTAGTGTGGTTGTTTGGAACTAGAGCTAATAAGAGAAGGATGACACACAGCAGTGCAGAAATGCATCTTCTCagagcttaaaaattaacaggAAGATTCATTACCCATCATCTGGTTAAGCAGAGCAATACTAAAAGAGTCCCTGGTTAGTCATTCCCCTGCAGTTTTGCACCAGTCACTCCTGTTGTAAATGTAGAGCAGCCCCAGTAGAGAGGTGTGGCCGGTGAAAATGCAGTCAGAGGATGGTTACATGAGAGCAGGTGTAGTGTCCTGCCTCTGCTGTATGAAGTGCAGATTGTACCCTGGCTCTGTTCCACTAGGGCACCAGAACTACTGATCCCATCACCTTGCTCCTGTGACAGAATCTCGTCCTTTTATTTCCCCCTCTCTGGAGAAATGGAACCAGGGAAGGAAAGGCTGGTTCAGTCCCCTCTGTGTTGCACTGATGGCTCCTCCTCAGTTTGCAGTCTCTGGGCTATCCTAACTCGCCCTCTGGACCAGAACTACCCAAGAGGgaggcattttaaaaagctaaaacaTTTCCCCTTGCTATCTTTTGCTGCTTGCTGAAGCACAGCTTAATAGCTCAGAAGTTACAACTCATAATTCACATGTTCTTTCAAAGGCCCCAGGGGGTTCAGTAAGTGTGGACATTGGTGGGGAGAAGGCATTGGCTTTGGAGTGTTCTCAACTTCATCTACACTTCTCCAGCTGTGTGGTCAGTGCTGTCATGCCCTCAGGTACTCTACCACTGCCTCCTCTGAACTCTTCTGACCTGTAGGATCCCAGACTGAGTCCTACCATTGGACTTGGATAGGGAAATCGGCCCTGTGCCTGAAACATGTGCTGCCTCGGCACATCTCAGaggtttttctctctcactgcaaTACACAGTGAAGCAGATGTATTAGTCAAAGTGAGAAATATAATACAGAAACTGCCTCCCTTACTTAAGTCCTCCTCTATTTAAGTCCTGAGGTGGAGAGCAAGCAAAATGATGGACCCAGAATCATCATAAAACTTTCAGAAATGTGGCTTGAACTTTGAGCTctaaagcagaggagctggaatcATGCCAGAAAGtgatcaaaaatatttcttagaaTGTTTCAGCACACCCATTGTTGCTGGAAAAATTACAGTatgccttcttttcttctatcTCCCATTTTTATACTTCCTGATGGGACTTGGGGGTAGACCATGAGAAAGACTGCAATGCTGTGTGATATTCTAAGAGTGGTCAGATGTTATCTTATGTATCCCTGAGCTTGAATGTGTCATCCAGATCTCTCCAGGATCTGGAATCTAGAGGGACATTGTCTctctcccattttctttttatgtgaaATATAGCACCATTTCTTGAAGCCACTTTGGAGTGTCAGCTCATCCTGTTTGGAGTGGTCTTGTCAGCTTTAGTGATGTCTGGGTAATGAAGCCCCACAAAAGTTCTTGACAGTGTAGTCTACAGAGCTTTGAGTGTGTTGCAGTCAGTTAAAATCTCCACACTGCATTTACCAtgactgaaaaatgaaacatgTCCAATCATAAGATACAGATATCTACCAAAAgttaatatttgcttttatgttCTGCTCAGTAGCCCAGAAGAGTACATCTTTCTCATAATGCCCCTCAATAGCTGAAAAAACAATTCCCATGTCACTGGTAAGGACTGGCAAATACCAGCAACTTACAGCACCATTTCCGTGAGGCAGGAACTGGTTTTTTGGGAGactgtttctttttgaaaaagaaattgcatgGCCAGCCCTGACAAGAGAGTTGGGAAGTCTTTGCCTTGACTAGCATAGCTCCAGGAGTGAAACCCCCAGCCTGGCCTGTGTTTTGTTGGTAGCTGTGAGATGCTCAGAGGAGTGTTTTGGGAGGCAAGGCCAGGACAAAGACCTGGCCATGATATGCTTCTGTTTCTTGTTTTCAATTCTGGGGCTGGTCCCTGAGCTGAAACAAGTTTATGTATTTAAGTCGTCACCAGTGCCTGTAGAAATCTTGTGTTCATATGGAGAAGTTGTTACCAGGCATATTGGCACAAGTGACACAGCTTTTTCCACCTCACAGTGGTGACTGCTTAGGGTTGAATGccgagggaaggaggaaggaagctgTTTGTGGTTATCTAGAAGAGATGGAAACCAGACCCAAACCAGCAGTAACAGCTGTGGTAAAGTGTGACGCGGGAAGGCTCTGCTGTACTTACCTCtcttaaaaattcagaagaacTGAAATATGCAGTAAcatattctttctttcctcacaAGTTCTCTCTCCTACACCTTGGACTAAAGTGGGTAGTGTGACAGAAAACCAGGGATAACCTCACCACGCCTGGGAGCTGcattagaaaagggaaaaattagcTGGACCTTTCCTGTATGACGAATTAGGGTTGGTTTTAGAGCTGGAAAACAATTGGGTTTATAGCAGAAGGTTTTCATTTGTGGTTGCTGTCCTGCTTCTGCTTTTACCAAGGGCATCCTGGCACAGGTGCCAGAAGATTTCATGTCTAGCTGTTAAGTGGCCCATAACTTCCTAAGCAGCAGCATTGGGGTGAAGCTAATAACCTGCTTTCCAAAAAGCTGCCCTATTCAAAAAACAGTGTGGGTGGATTCAAAGTCCAAGAGAAAGATTTTACCTCAAACCATGTTGTATCATATaaatgaaatactgaattaaCATTCTTGATGTCACAGATAAGCCTTGAACTTCTAAATTCTTGAGAACTTAGTTGACATGACACACTGACCTTGTTGACACAACTAAGATGATAATTCAATAGCGAGTCTCTCACTTTCCATTATGAATGTTGGCTAATATTTTGAAAGTGGTGTCTATACAGGCCTCtcttaagattttattttgtggatGATTTAAAGGAGCCTGATTTTTAGAGGACAGTCCTGAAAATCAAGATGCTAGGTTGTCTGATTGACCAGAAACTCTTGTATTTGTCAGTTATTTCtggaacttttttcttttagttataGACTTTTAGGAACATgaatacaaaattttattttgttcaaaaCACATAGAATACCAGTTTACCTC
It contains:
- the MAP2 gene encoding microtubule-associated protein 2 isoform X9, whose protein sequence is MAEDRKDEAKAPHWTSGQLTEASSHPHSPEIKDQGGASAGLVRSANGFPYREDEELRLGSHEQPGTYAQTKENGINGELSSGNRETAEVSARIVQVVTAEAVAVLKGEQEKEAQHKDQPGSLPLAVEESANLPPSPPPSPASEQTGVLEEATKMKFRVQEGTCPFAAEPLDTKQRESGKDSKTVEQPKYDALVPQSAKTEAADKKDSEGKEKEKMLSAPSEWILQTDSQKKGEASFAEPAAPQEQEHLSSQLPEESRVEERTAGVPSSTDQVMASKSQDKLKDTQGGAISHGESSPLLLEPKAEAAKSELPSGPSPALPQELSLKTSFKTHQEPADKLFAKDLSKDEQIHRDRTFSLPDVSALTVDGLKTPSTPKIPPWGEEKDMTKDESDEEERYDFYDKGEAQILDDSKITTKPEVKTLSLDKTDFHKDGEAKKLPDTLKAEKETDPSGLAAAAADVKREAQQSTQVPPAKLSHELTPEKTTEHLDTAQLARATEKAPEAPSVTAEKTPILEASPKKDVKKDTEEAKTSVSAPHQTKEEEDQSGMSKYFETSALKEEAFKADGLKQSSDYYELSDTKESKYEPYQRGRLIPEDEEEEEEEELQTELNQQQNVHTREMGYSTLAQSYTPDTSEEPSSPTERMFTIDPKVYGDKRELHSKNKDDLTLSRSLGLGGRSAIEQRSMSINLPMSCLDSIALGFSFGRAHDLSPLASDILTNTSGSMDEGDDYLPATTPALEKAPCFPIESREEDEQIEEEKVTVEEKVQPETLAEPSFQAKDYYKNGAVLAPDLPEMLDLAGTRSRLASVSADAEVAQKKAVPSDTVVEDSSTALPPVTNENHVILKAESQLEDLGYCVFNKYTVPLPSPVQDSENLTSETCPFYEGTDEKLRRGLAPDLSLIEVKLAAAEKSKENFLGEKDLSQHGESILGRDFEEAKKEKLDTVLEKSEDQVDSKEACPIKGSEPEKTRAEAMLERKEESVASKVHLPADTMYDRISASEISIEKDSVCLLMEKEKTLSVVPEIAEVEAPVKPDYNAIKHDMEVAARRADQEYQSKLDAKISEVVSLKRAEPESKDTQQKEETIFSREAKDADVLSKTEPGYVKDSTKLSETEIKEKVTKPDLVHQEAVDKEESYESSGEHDQAQESLNGESVKPEDIKAEHPKPPVSGEELPPQLPAKETSVELLLPKAEPLQEEPAEIQMESIPQFVEGAEEIVDRAVKPMETQKLLPCELAAGAPKGEEYEEEEVEAGQEAKEEDKQHLVSEMHPEFGKPAAEEMGAKGSPEAMPELKGIIESVVTVEDDFITVVQTTVDEGESASHSVRFAATQQEDIETGDSQAEEELDVEEVEVEPKEGSRDAPASPQREEILLTNYKTETCDDYRDETTIDDSIMDTDSLWADTQDDDRSIMTEQLETVPKEEKAERELRRSSLDKHKKEKPFKTGRGRISTPERKIAKKEPSTLSRDEVRRKKAVYKKAELAKKTEVQAHSPSRKIILKPAIKYTRPTHLSCVKRKQTAAGGETNQAPAVFKQAKEKLSDGVSKSPEKRSSLPRPSSILPPRRGVSGDRDREENSLSLTTSLSSSVRRTTRSEPIRSRTGKSGTSTPTTPGSTAITPGTPPSYASRTPGTPGTPSYSRTPHTPGTPKSAILVPTEKKVAIIRTPPKSPATPKQLRVINQPLPDLKNVRSKIGSTDNIKYQPKGGQVRILNKKIDFSDIQSRCGSRDNIKHSAGGGNVQIVTKKIDLSHVTSKCGSLKNIHHKPGGGRVKIESVKLDFKEKAQAKVGSLENAHHVPGGGNVKIDSQKLNFREHAKARVDHGAEIITQSPGRSSMASPRRLSNVSSSGSINLLESPQLATLAEDVTAALAKQGL
- the MAP2 gene encoding microtubule-associated protein 2 isoform X23 produces the protein MAEDRKDEAKAPHWTSGQLTEASSHPHSPEIKDQGGASAGLVRSANGFPYREDEELRLGSHEQPGTYAQTKENGINGELSSGNRETAEEVSARIVQVVTAEAVAVLKGEQEKEAQHKDQPGSLPLAVEESANLPPSPPPSPASEQTGVLEEDLLAATKMKFRVQEGTCPFAAEPLDTKQRESGKDSKTVEQPKYDALVPQSAKTEAADKKDSEGKEKEKMLSAPSEWILQTDSQKKGEASFAEPAAPQEQEHLSSQLPEESRVEERTAGVPSSTDQVMASKSQDKLKDTQGGAISHGESSPLLLEPKAEAAKSELPSGPSPALPQELSLKTSFKTHQEPADKLFAKDLSKDEQIHRDRTFSLPDVSALTVDGLKTPSTPKIPPWGEEKDMTKDESDEEERYDFYDKGEAQILDDSKITTKPEVKTLSLDKTDFHKDGEAKKLPDTLKAEKETDPSGLAAAAADVKREAQQSTQVPPAKLSHELTPEKTTEHLDTAQLARATEKAPEAPSVTAEKTPILEASPKKDVKKDTEEAKTSVSAPHQTKEEEDQSGMSKYFETSALKEEAFKADGLKQSSDYYELSDTKESKYEPYQRGRLIPEDEEEEEEEELQTELNQQQNVHTREMGYSTLAQSYTPDTSEEPSSPTERMFTIDPKVYGDKRELHSKNKDDLTLSRSLGLGGRSAIEQRSMSINLPMSCLDSIALGFSFGRAHDLSPLASDILTNTSGSMDEGDDYLPATTPALEKAPCFPIESREEDEQIEEEKVTVEEKVQPETLAEPSFQAKDYYKNGAVLAPDLPEMLDLAGTRSRLASVSADAEVAQKKAVPSDTVVEDSSTALPPVTNENHVILKAESQLEDLGYCVFNKYTVPLPSPVQDSENLTSETCPFYEGTDEKLRRGLAPDLSLIEVKLAAAEKSKENFLGEKDLSQHGESILGRDFEEAKKEKLDTVLEKSEDQVDSKEACPIKGSEPEKTRAEAMLERKEESVASKVHLPADTMYDRISASEISIEKDSVCLLMEKEKTLSVVPEIAEVEAPVKPDYNAIKHDMEVAARRADQEYQSKLDAKISEVVSLKRAEPESKDTQQKEETIFSREAKDADVLSKTEPGYVKDSTKLSETEIKEKVTKPDLVHQEAVDKEESYESSGEHDQAQESLNGESVKPEDIKAEHPKPPVSGEELPPQLPAKETSVELLLPKAEPLQEEPAEIQMESIPQFVEGAEEIVDRAVKPMETQKLLPCELAAGAPKGEEYEEEEVEAGQEAKEEDKQHLVSEMHPEFGKPAAEEMGAKGSPEAMPELKGIIESVVTVEDDFITVVQTTVDEGESASHSVRFAATQQEDIETGDSQAEEELDVEEVEVEPKEGSRDAPASPQREEILLTNYKTETCDDYRDETTIDDSIMDTDSLWADTQDDDRSIMTEQLETVPKEEKAERELRRSSLDKHKKEKPFKTGRGRISTPERKIAKKEPSTLSRDEVRRKKVYKKAELAKKTEVQAHSPSRKIILKPAIKYTRPTHLSCVKRKQTAAGGETNQAPAVFKQAKEKLSDGVSKSPEKRSSLPRPSSILPPRRGVSGDRDREENSLSLTTSLSSSVRRTTRSEPIRSRTGKSGTSTPTTPGSTAITPGTPPSYASRTPGTPGTPSYSRTPHTPGTPKSAILVPTEKKVAIIRTPPKSPATPKQLRVINQPLPDLKNVRSKIGSTDNIKYQPKGGQVQIVTKKIDLSHVTSKCGSLKNIHHKPGGGRVKIESVKLDFKEKAQAKVGSLENAHHVPGGGNVKIDSQKLNFREHAKARVDHGAEIITQSPGRSSMASPRRLSNVSSSGSINLLESPQLATLAEDVTAALAKQGL